In Halobaculum limi, one DNA window encodes the following:
- a CDS encoding DNA polymerase sliding clamp: MFKAIVSASTLRDALDSVSVLVDECKIRLNEDELAIRAVDPANVGMVDLALEAAAFESYEADGGVIGVNLNRLEDIAGMANSGDLIQLELDEETRKLHIQIDGLSYTLALIDPDSIRQEPDIPDLDLPAEIVVEGAQLDRGIKAADMVSDHIRLRVDEAEESFFIEAEGDTDDVDLRLDREDLIDLQAGPADSLFSLDYLKDMNKAIPSDAEVRVELGEEFPVKLHYEFGEGMGQVTYMLAPRIQSD; encoded by the coding sequence TCAACCCTCCGGGACGCGCTCGACTCGGTGAGCGTGTTGGTCGACGAGTGTAAGATCCGGCTCAACGAGGACGAGTTGGCCATCCGCGCCGTCGACCCGGCGAACGTCGGGATGGTCGACCTCGCACTCGAGGCGGCCGCTTTCGAGTCGTACGAGGCCGACGGAGGGGTCATCGGCGTCAACCTCAATCGCTTGGAGGACATCGCCGGGATGGCCAACTCCGGCGACCTGATCCAACTCGAACTCGACGAGGAGACGCGCAAACTCCACATCCAGATCGATGGCCTGAGCTACACACTCGCGCTCATCGATCCCGACTCCATCCGCCAGGAGCCGGACATTCCGGACTTGGACCTGCCCGCCGAAATCGTCGTCGAGGGCGCCCAGCTCGACCGCGGGATCAAGGCCGCCGACATGGTCTCCGACCACATCCGCCTGCGCGTCGACGAGGCCGAGGAGTCGTTCTTCATCGAGGCCGAGGGTGACACCGACGACGTGGACCTCCGTCTCGACCGCGAGGACCTCATCGACCTGCAGGCCGGCCCCGCCGACTCACTGTTCAGCCTCGACTACCTCAAGGATATGAACAAGGCCATCCCGAGCGACGCCGAGGTACGCGTCGAACTCGGCGAGGAGTTCCCCGTCAAACTCCACTACGAGTTCGGCGAGGGGATGGGCCAGGTGACGTACATGCTCGCGCCGCGCATCCAGAGCGACTGA
- a CDS encoding HAD family hydrolase has translation MSTAIWFDLDGTLLRFPDYDDVIARTCDAVGIDAAAAFGDAYNDAFFERLEALDSAPYRRAAETALAAVDADADPEAFVTALRETEYDAMPAPAPVCETLAALAGADGYRVGVCTNGVGDWQREKLAHAGLSTHVDATVVSYDVGAHKPDPAPFERAEAALAADRRVMIGDNEEADVAGARDRGWEAVHAEGPESVPDAVASVR, from the coding sequence GTGTCCACCGCCATCTGGTTCGACCTCGACGGAACGCTCCTCCGGTTCCCCGACTACGACGACGTCATCGCCCGCACCTGCGACGCCGTCGGCATCGACGCTGCCGCCGCCTTCGGCGACGCCTACAACGACGCCTTCTTCGAACGATTGGAGGCGCTCGACTCGGCGCCGTACCGCCGCGCAGCGGAGACAGCGCTGGCGGCCGTCGACGCCGACGCCGACCCGGAGGCGTTCGTCACGGCGCTCCGCGAGACGGAGTACGACGCGATGCCCGCGCCCGCTCCGGTCTGCGAGACACTCGCGGCCCTCGCGGGGGCTGACGGCTATCGGGTCGGCGTCTGCACCAACGGTGTCGGCGACTGGCAACGCGAAAAGCTCGCACACGCGGGCCTGTCCACGCACGTCGACGCGACCGTCGTCAGCTACGACGTCGGGGCGCACAAGCCCGATCCTGCGCCGTTCGAACGAGCGGAAGCGGCGCTCGCGGCGGACAGACGAGTGATGATCGGCGACAACGAGGAGGCGGACGTGGCAGGTGCCCGCGACCGTGGCTGGGAGGCGGTCCACGCCGAAGGACCCGAGAGCGTGCCCGACGCGGTCGCGTCGGTGCGATAG
- a CDS encoding MFS transporter: protein MGDGGADGDGAAAAPTGSRRAVAVVIGVVFLDLLGFGVVIPILPFYVRSFGVSDVFIGLTAASYSLAQFLAAPTLGRISDERGRRPVIAFSVAMAGVAWIGFAFATEVGALAGTAAAVATLLLSRTLAGAAGGNISAAQAYIADVTPREKRAGALGLVGAAFSLGFVFGPALGGIAASEQVVSTARSVLPAFVPTTRFTLPSFLAAGLSFLAAAAALLVLKEPDRTRSTGGRSSLIDQFRTALADDDLRPLVASYFVTSVAFAGIQVMFIPFAADFYGYDATAAAVFLTYIGVLGTINQGVLVGRLEQALGAIKLAVIGGAGLATSLALLPFTPQIGAILPLPPGTGEGLLTGPILTGPTVALFGVGALLSFGNGALNVSLSTLVSDRASDETQGAAFGVTQGAGSLGRTVGPPVAASAYVLAYWSPFVAGAVLLVPVVYVLARGRTLGGRAATVDD from the coding sequence ATCGGCGACGGCGGTGCCGACGGTGACGGTGCTGCCGCCGCGCCGACCGGGTCGCGCCGCGCGGTCGCGGTCGTCATCGGCGTCGTCTTTCTCGACCTTCTCGGGTTCGGCGTCGTCATCCCCATCCTCCCGTTCTACGTGCGCTCGTTCGGCGTCTCGGACGTGTTCATCGGTCTGACGGCGGCTTCCTACTCGCTGGCGCAGTTCCTCGCCGCGCCGACGCTCGGCCGTATCTCCGACGAGCGCGGTCGCCGCCCAGTCATCGCCTTCTCGGTGGCGATGGCCGGCGTCGCGTGGATCGGGTTCGCGTTCGCCACCGAGGTCGGCGCACTCGCGGGCACGGCCGCCGCGGTCGCGACCCTCCTCCTCTCGCGGACGCTCGCCGGGGCCGCGGGTGGCAACATCTCCGCCGCGCAGGCGTACATCGCCGACGTGACGCCACGCGAGAAACGAGCGGGTGCGCTCGGCCTCGTCGGTGCGGCGTTCTCACTCGGGTTCGTGTTCGGGCCCGCACTGGGCGGGATCGCCGCCAGCGAGCAGGTGGTCTCGACCGCGCGGAGCGTCCTCCCGGCGTTCGTCCCGACGACGCGGTTCACGCTCCCGAGTTTCCTCGCCGCTGGCCTCTCCTTCCTCGCGGCCGCCGCCGCACTCCTCGTGTTGAAGGAACCGGATCGAACCCGTTCGACCGGCGGTCGCAGTTCGCTGATCGACCAGTTCCGAACGGCGCTCGCGGACGACGACCTCCGGCCGCTGGTGGCTTCCTACTTCGTCACCAGCGTCGCGTTCGCCGGGATTCAGGTGATGTTCATCCCGTTCGCTGCCGACTTCTACGGCTACGACGCGACCGCCGCCGCCGTCTTCCTCACCTACATCGGCGTCCTCGGCACGATCAATCAGGGCGTCCTCGTCGGTCGACTGGAGCAAGCGCTCGGCGCGATCAAACTCGCGGTGATCGGTGGGGCAGGACTCGCGACCTCGCTGGCGCTGCTCCCGTTCACGCCCCAGATCGGTGCGATCCTCCCGCTCCCGCCGGGGACCGGTGAGGGCTTGTTGACCGGGCCGATCCTGACGGGACCGACGGTCGCGCTGTTCGGCGTCGGCGCACTGCTGTCGTTCGGCAACGGGGCGTTGAACGTCTCGCTGTCGACGCTCGTCTCCGACCGCGCCAGCGACGAGACGCAGGGCGCGGCCTTCGGCGTCACGCAGGGCGCAGGAAGCCTCGGCCGGACGGTCGGCCCGCCGGTCGCGGCGTCGGCGTACGTGCTGGCGTACTGGTCGCCGTTCGTCGCCGGCGCGGTGTTGCTCGTGCCCGTCGTGTACGTCCTCGCACGCGGGCGGACGCTCGGCGGGCGGGCGGCGACAGTCGACGACTGA
- a CDS encoding DUF7474 family protein — translation MPRFAYPCPGCRTTNSLHDAGCDFEGTEWHHIEQAYTDVLTVLVDGPVTESALQHAVHDEWSGLHRAALDLLQREGRVEENGDTLELLTAERYREEVSEPTREPMATIYRKGSYPGCHDNAVFALVAWYEMVGLSWAETRQNVVEWLHRSGTWERGGFEESSPEQLVDSKRHVYEAGYGWKEKAQAAKRVIERHG, via the coding sequence GTGCCACGGTTCGCGTACCCCTGTCCCGGCTGTCGCACCACGAACAGCCTGCACGACGCAGGCTGCGACTTCGAGGGGACCGAGTGGCACCACATCGAACAGGCGTACACCGACGTGCTCACCGTCCTCGTCGACGGCCCCGTCACGGAGTCTGCGCTCCAACACGCCGTCCACGACGAGTGGTCGGGCCTCCACCGCGCGGCGCTAGACCTGTTGCAACGGGAGGGCCGCGTCGAGGAGAACGGCGACACGCTCGAACTGCTGACCGCCGAACGCTACCGCGAGGAGGTGTCCGAACCGACCCGTGAGCCGATGGCGACCATCTACCGGAAAGGGAGTTACCCCGGCTGTCACGACAACGCGGTGTTCGCGCTCGTCGCGTGGTACGAGATGGTCGGCCTCTCGTGGGCCGAGACCCGCCAGAACGTCGTCGAGTGGCTCCACCGCTCGGGGACGTGGGAGCGCGGCGGCTTCGAGGAGTCCAGCCCCGAGCAACTCGTCGACAGCAAGCGCCACGTGTACGAGGCCGGCTACGGCTGGAAGGAGAAGGCGCAGGCCGCCAAGCGCGTTATCGAGCGCCACGGCTGA
- a CDS encoding PAS domain S-box protein — protein sequence MPASDDAIRVLHVDDDPDFAELVATFLERERDQITVDSACNAAEARSTLGEDSPAVDCVVSDHDMSDENGIEFLRSVRTEYPDLPFILFTGKGSEEVASEAISAGVTDYLQKGGGRDQYELLANRIVNAVDATRSQRMLIERTRRLETLIDNLPGMIYRCRNEPPWPMETVDGEVRETTGYDAEILERNEVVWGEEVIHPDDRDHTWNAVQEALDSDDDTFELTYRIQTPDGETRWMWERGRSVDDDDDGSVAVIEGFITDVTERKQRERRLERTTARLEALFEESPDMINVHDDEGYFVDANPRLCAETGYTKAELTEMQVWDIDQEIDAPEARALWDEMKPGDRHEREGVYERRDGSTFPVEVNIRRLDLDGEERFLVSSRDISERKRRDRKLKRLRERARELTYTQTTEETARLATEAADEIIGADLSGVHLVDDTGERMRPIVMTNTAWEALGEQLAYDRSAPLGTRAHLAWDVFQTSAPTYISSVSASDRLSEDSPAESVVLHSVGDHGLFIASSHERDAFSATDRLLVEILADTLEAALDRVAREESSRERERSLELLHDATRDLIHAESADEIADHVVAAAADILGFSVTTVRFYDEDEGLVPVAESDAVTEVLPDRTTFAPETESLNWDAFEAGEVRVYDDIERVDGSVDAGTGLRSLMILPMGHHGTLAVGETTPNAFDASDEFLARILSTAAETALDQRERRDELRDRNERLEEFANVVSHDLRNPLSVAKGHLSLLDVDPDNDHYQAVQRAHERMEALIEDLLALAREDRDEAEVESVDLAATARDCWQSVETNGATLDIDTRGVVHADPRQLDRLVENLFRNAVVHGGDAVTVTVGDLPDGFYVEDDGVGIDPDRRESVFEPGYSTSDGGTGFGLRIVERVADRHGWTVDVAESDDGGARFEVTGVETNAT from the coding sequence ATGCCCGCGAGCGACGACGCGATACGTGTGCTCCACGTCGACGACGACCCCGATTTCGCGGAGTTAGTCGCGACGTTCTTGGAGCGAGAGCGTGACCAGATCACCGTCGACAGCGCGTGCAACGCCGCCGAGGCGAGATCGACGTTGGGCGAGGACAGTCCCGCCGTCGACTGCGTCGTCTCGGACCACGACATGTCCGACGAAAATGGGATCGAGTTCCTTCGGTCGGTTCGCACGGAGTACCCAGATCTCCCGTTCATCCTGTTCACCGGAAAAGGGTCGGAAGAAGTCGCGAGCGAGGCCATCTCCGCGGGCGTGACGGATTACCTGCAGAAGGGTGGCGGTCGCGACCAGTACGAACTGCTCGCGAACCGGATCGTGAACGCGGTGGACGCGACCCGGTCCCAGCGGATGCTGATCGAACGGACGCGACGGCTGGAGACGTTGATCGACAACCTCCCCGGGATGATCTACCGCTGTCGGAACGAACCGCCGTGGCCGATGGAGACGGTCGACGGCGAAGTCCGAGAGACCACCGGCTACGACGCCGAGATCCTGGAGCGAAACGAAGTGGTGTGGGGCGAGGAGGTCATCCACCCAGACGACCGGGACCACACCTGGAACGCCGTCCAAGAGGCCCTCGACAGCGACGACGACACCTTCGAACTCACCTACCGGATCCAAACGCCCGACGGAGAGACGCGGTGGATGTGGGAGCGGGGCCGAAGCGTGGACGACGACGACGACGGGTCAGTGGCGGTGATAGAGGGGTTCATCACCGACGTCACCGAGCGCAAGCAGCGGGAACGCCGGCTCGAACGGACGACCGCACGGCTCGAAGCGTTGTTCGAGGAGTCGCCCGATATGATCAACGTCCACGACGACGAGGGGTACTTCGTCGACGCGAACCCCCGACTGTGTGCGGAGACGGGCTACACCAAAGCGGAACTCACCGAGATGCAGGTGTGGGACATCGATCAGGAAATCGACGCCCCGGAGGCGAGGGCGCTCTGGGACGAGATGAAGCCGGGAGACAGACACGAGCGGGAGGGCGTCTACGAGCGGCGTGACGGCTCGACGTTCCCGGTCGAGGTCAACATCAGACGCCTCGACCTCGACGGCGAAGAACGGTTCCTCGTGAGTAGTCGCGACATCTCCGAGCGGAAACGCCGCGACCGGAAACTCAAACGCCTCCGCGAGCGTGCACGGGAACTCACCTACACACAGACGACCGAAGAGACCGCACGACTCGCCACCGAGGCCGCCGACGAGATCATCGGAGCCGACCTGAGCGGCGTCCACCTCGTCGACGACACCGGAGAACGGATGCGTCCGATCGTGATGACCAACACAGCCTGGGAGGCGCTTGGCGAGCAACTGGCGTACGACCGCTCGGCACCACTCGGGACGCGTGCGCACCTCGCGTGGGACGTGTTTCAGACGTCGGCGCCGACGTACATCAGTTCTGTCTCGGCGTCGGACCGACTCTCCGAGGACTCGCCTGCCGAGAGCGTAGTGTTGCACTCGGTGGGTGATCACGGACTGTTCATCGCCTCTTCACACGAGCGCGACGCGTTCTCCGCGACCGACCGCCTCCTCGTAGAGATCCTCGCTGACACGCTCGAAGCCGCACTCGACCGCGTCGCGCGCGAGGAGTCCAGTCGAGAGCGCGAGCGGAGTCTCGAACTGCTCCACGACGCGACGCGCGATCTGATCCACGCCGAGTCGGCCGACGAGATCGCCGACCACGTCGTCGCGGCCGCCGCCGACATTCTGGGCTTCTCTGTCACCACCGTCAGATTCTACGACGAGGACGAGGGACTCGTCCCAGTGGCGGAGTCCGACGCCGTCACAGAGGTGCTCCCAGACCGAACGACGTTCGCTCCGGAGACGGAGAGCCTCAACTGGGATGCCTTCGAAGCCGGAGAGGTCCGCGTGTACGACGACATCGAGCGCGTCGACGGGTCGGTCGATGCCGGCACCGGACTGCGAAGTCTGATGATCCTCCCGATGGGCCACCACGGAACGCTCGCGGTCGGAGAGACCACGCCGAACGCGTTCGACGCCAGCGACGAGTTCCTCGCGCGCATCCTCTCGACTGCCGCCGAGACCGCACTCGACCAACGCGAGCGACGCGACGAACTCCGCGACCGCAACGAGCGCCTCGAGGAGTTCGCCAACGTCGTCTCCCACGACCTCCGCAACCCGCTCAGCGTCGCGAAGGGGCACCTCAGCTTGCTCGACGTCGACCCCGACAACGACCATTACCAAGCGGTACAGCGCGCACACGAGCGGATGGAGGCGCTCATCGAGGACTTACTCGCACTCGCCCGCGAGGACCGCGACGAGGCCGAGGTTGAGTCGGTCGACCTCGCTGCGACCGCCCGAGACTGCTGGCAGAGCGTCGAGACGAACGGTGCGACGCTCGACATCGACACCCGGGGAGTGGTCCATGCGGACCCGCGCCAACTCGACCGACTGGTGGAGAACCTCTTCCGCAACGCCGTCGTTCACGGCGGCGACGCCGTCACCGTCACGGTCGGCGACCTCCCAGACGGCTTCTACGTCGAAGACGACGGCGTCGGCATCGACCCCGACCGGCGAGAGTCCGTGTTCGAACCGGGGTACTCGACGAGCGACGGCGGCACCGGATTCGGCCTCCGCATCGTCGAGCGTGTCGCCGACCGCCACGGGTGGACCGTCGACGTGGCCGAGAGCGACGACGGCGGCGCACGCTTCGAGGTGACGGGCGTAGAGACGAACGCTACCTGA
- a CDS encoding universal stress protein produces MPEIDTIVVATDGSDSVRRAVDAALDLAERFDAAVHALYVVDSGEVDSSPEAVRDQMRNALQARGGEAIVDVQKRAGRDVTAVVREGRPANEIADYAREIDADLVATGTRGRHGENRFLIGSVAERVVRTCPVPVLTVRQLEGDGDGDGVKPPV; encoded by the coding sequence ATGCCCGAGATCGACACCATCGTCGTCGCCACCGACGGCTCCGACAGCGTCCGTCGCGCCGTCGACGCTGCCCTCGATCTGGCCGAACGGTTCGACGCGGCTGTCCACGCCCTGTACGTCGTCGACAGCGGCGAGGTCGACTCCTCGCCCGAGGCGGTTCGCGATCAGATGCGCAACGCCCTCCAGGCACGCGGCGGCGAGGCCATCGTCGACGTGCAGAAACGCGCCGGCCGCGACGTGACTGCCGTCGTCCGTGAGGGTCGCCCGGCCAACGAGATCGCCGACTACGCCCGCGAGATCGACGCCGACCTCGTCGCCACCGGCACCCGCGGCCGCCACGGCGAGAACCGATTCCTCATCGGGTCGGTCGCCGAACGGGTCGTCCGCACCTGTCCGGTTCCGGTGCTCACCGTCCGCCAGTTGGAGGGCGACGGCGACGGCGACGGTGTGAAGCCGCCCGTCTGA
- a CDS encoding DHH family phosphoesterase: MDDELIDMDALPLDRKSRLPGTGFFYPDSLDEDRAEERAMEAMEGAEAVVVTDSDADGLGCVALIREAYDAALDVAPFEARRRAKLDGTYEEEFGEDDEETDREESPVALLPSGPHSFEEDLEYVAEYLEPGTDVFVCDICPDAFEYIEADLTTVVDRADSVRWFDHHQWDDDLAAAVRDLGIDLVVGESDEECSTDVTLRSLDYDFDDRFQELATVTRDHDLWLKEDERSDDLADFAYWTGAEEYVAVVGAYGVDLPDVALEYVETRRVEKRQLVEKAVDRAAEHEIGEWSVGVTYGRCSQNEVADALREQGMDAAVMVKPAGSASIRGSEDFQRCHEVAGLVNGGGHPKAAGCKPDIYDDMLDYAHHWSTEGATTKRVIIRAFEQIAEEAAAEDAADAAE, translated from the coding sequence ATGGACGACGAACTCATCGACATGGATGCCCTCCCGTTGGACCGCAAGTCGCGGCTCCCCGGCACGGGCTTCTTCTACCCGGATTCGCTCGACGAGGACCGCGCCGAAGAACGCGCGATGGAGGCGATGGAGGGCGCGGAGGCGGTCGTCGTCACCGACTCCGACGCCGACGGCCTCGGCTGTGTCGCGCTCATCCGCGAGGCGTACGACGCCGCACTCGACGTGGCTCCCTTCGAGGCGCGCCGCCGCGCGAAACTCGACGGCACGTACGAAGAGGAGTTCGGCGAGGACGACGAGGAGACCGACCGCGAGGAGTCGCCCGTCGCCCTGCTCCCCTCCGGCCCCCACTCGTTCGAGGAGGACCTCGAATACGTCGCCGAGTACCTCGAACCCGGGACGGACGTGTTCGTCTGCGACATCTGCCCGGACGCCTTCGAGTACATCGAAGCCGACCTGACGACGGTCGTCGACCGCGCGGACAGCGTTCGCTGGTTCGACCACCACCAGTGGGACGACGACCTCGCCGCCGCGGTCCGAGACCTCGGCATCGACCTCGTCGTCGGCGAGAGCGACGAGGAGTGTTCGACCGACGTGACCCTCCGCTCGCTCGACTACGACTTCGACGACCGCTTCCAGGAACTCGCGACGGTCACGCGCGACCACGACCTCTGGTTGAAAGAAGACGAGCGCTCCGACGACCTCGCGGACTTCGCCTACTGGACCGGCGCGGAGGAGTACGTCGCCGTCGTCGGCGCGTACGGCGTCGACCTCCCCGACGTCGCACTCGAGTACGTCGAGACGCGACGCGTCGAGAAGCGCCAACTCGTCGAGAAGGCGGTCGACCGCGCGGCCGAACACGAGATCGGCGAGTGGTCCGTCGGCGTCACCTACGGCCGCTGTTCACAGAACGAGGTCGCAGACGCCCTTCGCGAGCAAGGGATGGACGCCGCGGTGATGGTGAAGCCCGCTGGCTCCGCCTCGATCCGCGGCTCCGAAGACTTCCAGCGGTGTCACGAGGTCGCGGGCCTCGTCAACGGCGGCGGCCACCCGAAGGCTGCCGGCTGTAAGCCCGACATCTACGACGATATGCTCGACTACGCCCACCACTGGTCGACCGAGGGCGCGACGACGAAGCGCGTCATCATCCGAGCGTTCGAGCAGATCGCCGAGGAGGCGGCCGCAGAGGACGCCGCCGACGCCGCCGAGTAA
- a CDS encoding alcohol dehydrogenase: protein MKAARVPEPGAEFEVVDVDTPEPAAGEVRIAVDACGICHSDAFVKEGAYPGIDYPRIPGHEVAGRVDAVGDDVTAWSEGDRVGVGWHGGHCFECDACRRGDFQQCENAQITGIAYDGGYAEYLTAPVEALAAIPDDLDAVDAAPLLCAGVTTFNALRNTDARPGDLVAVQGVGGLGHLGIQYARAAGFETVALSRSPDKEDLAYELGADHFVNTAEADAAEALQGLGGADVVLATAPAAPAIESVIDGLGTDGRVVVVGVPGEDVGVNAQSLVGVRGGVEGWASGNARDSQDTLEFSDLREITPEVETFALDEVDAAYDRMIENEARFRVVLEP, encoded by the coding sequence ATGAAGGCGGCACGAGTGCCGGAACCGGGTGCGGAGTTCGAGGTCGTCGACGTCGACACGCCCGAACCGGCGGCCGGCGAGGTGCGGATCGCGGTCGACGCCTGCGGCATCTGTCACAGCGACGCGTTCGTTAAGGAGGGTGCGTACCCCGGGATCGACTACCCGCGGATTCCCGGTCACGAGGTCGCGGGTCGGGTCGACGCCGTCGGCGACGACGTGACGGCGTGGAGCGAGGGCGACCGCGTCGGCGTCGGCTGGCACGGCGGCCACTGCTTCGAGTGTGACGCCTGCCGCCGCGGCGACTTCCAACAGTGCGAGAACGCCCAGATCACGGGGATCGCCTACGATGGCGGGTACGCCGAGTATCTGACCGCGCCAGTCGAGGCGCTGGCGGCGATCCCAGACGACCTTGACGCAGTCGACGCCGCCCCGTTGCTGTGTGCTGGCGTCACGACGTTCAACGCCCTGCGCAACACCGACGCGCGACCAGGCGACCTCGTCGCCGTCCAAGGCGTCGGCGGCCTCGGTCACCTCGGAATCCAGTACGCCCGCGCGGCAGGCTTCGAGACGGTCGCGCTGTCGCGTTCTCCCGACAAAGAGGATCTGGCGTACGAACTGGGTGCCGACCACTTCGTGAACACCGCCGAAGCCGACGCTGCGGAGGCGCTCCAAGGCCTCGGCGGCGCGGACGTGGTGCTCGCGACGGCGCCCGCTGCACCCGCCATCGAGTCGGTGATCGACGGACTCGGAACCGACGGCCGCGTCGTCGTCGTCGGTGTCCCCGGCGAGGACGTGGGCGTGAACGCCCAGTCGCTCGTCGGCGTTCGCGGCGGCGTCGAGGGATGGGCCTCGGGCAACGCCCGCGACTCACAGGACACCCTGGAGTTCAGCGACCTCCGTGAGATCACTCCCGAAGTCGAGACGTTCGCACTCGACGAGGTGGACGCGGCGTACGATCGGATGATCGAGAACGAAGCGCGGTTCCGAGTGGTGTTAGAGCCGTAG
- a CDS encoding DUF5807 family protein translates to MTDDGKLEEFLAGDRLDDVAIFLTHEFLDEQGKIANMGEAVEDGVVLVVPGDDGRKAFAAGTGMDPMQFAKGAMDRDGVIYPDLGGGECPDAAAEPTEDHDAEFVFAFGEEQNEGVGGLYAEGDVMHAYAHCSCGTDYSHKWVMGEYSEDSAGEE, encoded by the coding sequence ATGACCGACGACGGCAAACTCGAGGAGTTCCTCGCTGGCGACCGACTCGACGACGTCGCCATCTTCCTGACGCACGAGTTCCTCGACGAGCAAGGAAAGATCGCAAATATGGGCGAGGCCGTCGAGGACGGCGTCGTCCTCGTCGTCCCCGGTGACGACGGCCGCAAGGCGTTCGCCGCGGGCACCGGAATGGACCCGATGCAGTTCGCCAAGGGGGCGATGGACCGCGACGGCGTCATCTACCCGGACCTGGGCGGCGGTGAGTGTCCCGACGCCGCAGCAGAACCGACCGAGGACCACGACGCAGAGTTCGTGTTCGCGTTCGGTGAAGAACAGAACGAGGGCGTCGGCGGCCTGTACGCCGAGGGCGACGTGATGCACGCGTACGCCCACTGCTCGTGTGGCACCGACTACTCGCACAAGTGGGTGATGGGCGAGTACAGCGAGGACTCGGCAGGCGAAGAGTAA
- a CDS encoding ATP-binding response regulator: MRGDDDAIRVLYVDDDADLRDLFAVGLERQSDRFEVSTASSVAEGLDSVRSHDVDCIVSDYSMPGETGVAFLRQIRETDPNLPFIIFAETGDERVASEAISAGVTDYVVRDAIENQHELIARKIETYVARRRAERHAEETNARLRELASVADDVLWTFSPDWSEVLFINDEAHERLFGQSAEHLREDPTAFLDRVHPDDRDRVRLAMERASEGTPQSVEYRIRQSDAVEVWAESHCEPVVEDGEVVRVTGFTHEITNRKLRERELANANERLERFATTVAHDLRNPVNVASGHLELARETGDTDYLDAVERGIDRIEELLSDLLTLARSGEDIGDTTFVDLEEVVQSAKGTVGMADASLRIESNGSVECDPGRLREVIENLLRNAIEHNDDAVTIAIGLLDDRTGFYVEDDGVGIPESEREAIFDDGYTTVAKGTGYGLSIVDRIAAAHGWDITVTEGSDGGARFEFTGVAVDD, from the coding sequence ATGCGCGGCGACGACGACGCAATACGGGTGCTCTACGTCGACGACGACGCCGATCTGCGGGACCTGTTCGCAGTCGGGTTGGAACGACAGAGCGACCGCTTCGAGGTGTCGACGGCGTCGTCGGTCGCCGAGGGACTCGACTCCGTCCGGTCGCACGACGTCGACTGCATCGTCAGCGACTACTCGATGCCCGGCGAGACTGGGGTGGCGTTCCTCCGACAGATTCGCGAGACGGACCCGAACCTGCCGTTCATCATCTTCGCGGAGACGGGCGACGAACGGGTGGCGAGTGAGGCCATCTCCGCGGGCGTCACCGACTACGTCGTCCGCGACGCCATCGAGAATCAACACGAACTGATCGCTCGGAAGATCGAGACGTACGTCGCTCGTAGGCGTGCCGAACGCCACGCCGAGGAGACGAACGCGCGACTTCGCGAACTCGCGTCCGTCGCCGACGACGTGTTGTGGACGTTCTCGCCGGACTGGTCGGAGGTGCTGTTCATCAACGACGAGGCGCACGAACGACTGTTCGGGCAGTCGGCGGAGCACCTCCGCGAGGACCCGACCGCGTTCCTCGACCGCGTCCACCCGGACGACCGTGACCGGGTCCGACTGGCGATGGAGCGTGCCAGCGAGGGCACGCCGCAGAGCGTCGAGTATCGCATCCGGCAGTCCGACGCGGTCGAGGTATGGGCGGAGTCTCACTGTGAACCGGTCGTCGAAGACGGCGAGGTGGTGCGAGTGACTGGTTTCACCCACGAAATCACCAACCGGAAACTCCGCGAGCGAGAACTGGCGAACGCGAACGAACGCCTCGAGCGGTTCGCTACGACGGTCGCGCACGACCTTCGCAATCCGGTCAACGTCGCCAGCGGCCATCTGGAGTTGGCTCGCGAGACCGGCGATACGGATTATCTCGACGCCGTCGAGCGCGGAATCGACCGAATCGAGGAACTGCTCTCGGACCTCCTGACGCTCGCACGTTCGGGCGAGGACATCGGCGACACCACGTTCGTCGACCTCGAGGAGGTCGTACAGTCGGCGAAGGGGACCGTCGGGATGGCCGACGCGTCGCTCCGGATCGAATCCAACGGCAGCGTCGAGTGCGACCCCGGGCGACTCCGAGAGGTCATCGAGAACCTCCTCCGCAACGCCATCGAACACAACGACGACGCGGTGACGATCGCGATCGGACTCCTCGACGACCGAACGGGCTTTTACGTCGAGGACGACGGCGTCGGCATCCCCGAGTCGGAACGAGAGGCTATCTTCGACGACGGCTACACGACCGTCGCGAAGGGGACTGGCTACGGCCTCTCTATCGTCGACCGCATCGCCGCCGCTCACGGGTGGGACATCACGGTCACCGAGGGAAGCGACGGCGGTGCACGCTTCGAGTTCACGGGCGTCGCCGTCGACGACTGA